The following proteins are encoded in a genomic region of Thermococcus henrietii:
- a CDS encoding DEAD/DEAH box helicase, producing MVVLRIPDGSALVKVEKAEPSVYFKIYDLLTYKKDYGKWEKPESLYDPYEKTFPVGLLPRVKKFLNSKGYRVRIKDERQVRGVKLNSTWNEDYSLRRYQQRAVRKALKEKMGVLALPVGSGKTVVGLRIIHELDLSTLIVVHTKELLYQWAEKVEELLGVKAGIVGDNKWNEENVTVAMIQTLLSRGVDKLKNDYAIVMFDECHRTSAAEKFYQLGISLPQVYRFGLSATPWRRVRGEEIKIEAVVGPIIYEVKAEDLIREGFLAKPRFEVITYESSMPSFSERYKELYEDVVMNNDERNRAIVAKAKELVRKGHRVLIDVKRIEHGKILKEMLEKEGVKAEFLSSKSQNRWEVLEAFKNGEIPVLISTLLKEGVDIPEISAIILAGGGKSDIMTIQTIGRALRPKKGMRAVIVDVADDDPLLYTHFIERQKALKQYYGKYYDKESKLNEAVPKKRRSRQGS from the coding sequence ATGGTTGTCCTCAGGATTCCAGACGGTTCAGCACTGGTTAAGGTCGAGAAGGCGGAGCCGAGCGTCTACTTCAAAATCTATGACCTGCTCACTTACAAGAAGGACTACGGTAAGTGGGAGAAACCCGAGAGCCTCTACGACCCCTACGAGAAGACATTCCCCGTCGGTCTGCTTCCGAGGGTCAAGAAGTTCCTCAACAGCAAGGGATACCGCGTTAGAATCAAAGACGAACGGCAGGTTCGCGGGGTTAAACTCAACTCAACATGGAACGAGGACTACTCCCTGAGGCGCTATCAGCAACGGGCCGTTAGGAAAGCCCTGAAAGAGAAGATGGGCGTTCTGGCTCTGCCGGTTGGAAGTGGAAAGACGGTTGTCGGACTGAGAATCATTCACGAGCTCGACCTTTCGACGCTCATCGTCGTCCATACGAAGGAACTCCTCTACCAGTGGGCTGAGAAGGTTGAAGAGCTCCTCGGCGTTAAAGCCGGAATCGTCGGCGACAACAAGTGGAACGAGGAGAACGTAACAGTGGCCATGATACAGACCCTCCTTTCGAGGGGCGTTGACAAGCTGAAGAACGACTACGCGATAGTCATGTTCGACGAGTGTCACAGGACCTCCGCCGCCGAGAAATTTTACCAGCTGGGAATAAGCCTCCCGCAGGTTTATCGCTTCGGGCTCTCGGCAACGCCTTGGAGACGCGTTAGGGGCGAAGAGATAAAGATTGAGGCCGTTGTCGGCCCGATAATCTATGAGGTAAAGGCCGAGGACCTGATAAGGGAGGGCTTCTTGGCCAAGCCCCGCTTTGAAGTCATAACCTACGAGTCGAGCATGCCATCCTTCAGTGAGCGCTATAAGGAGCTCTACGAGGACGTCGTTATGAACAACGACGAGAGGAACAGGGCGATAGTGGCTAAAGCCAAGGAGCTCGTCAGGAAGGGCCACCGCGTCCTCATCGACGTAAAGCGCATAGAGCACGGCAAAATCCTGAAGGAGATGCTTGAAAAGGAGGGCGTAAAGGCCGAGTTTCTCAGCTCCAAGAGCCAGAACCGCTGGGAGGTCCTTGAGGCCTTCAAGAACGGCGAGATTCCGGTTTTAATCTCGACCCTGCTCAAGGAAGGGGTTGATATACCTGAGATTTCCGCGATAATCCTCGCCGGGGGAGGAAAGAGCGACATCATGACGATACAGACCATAGGGAGGGCCTTAAGACCGAAGAAGGGCATGAGGGCAGTTATAGTTGACGTCGCCGACGACGACCCGCTCCTCTACACGCACTTCATCGAGAGACAGAAAGCGCTCAAGCAGTACTACGGGAAGTACTACGACAAGGAATCAAAGCTCAACGAGGCAGTCCCCAAAAAGCGCCGCTCTCGTCAAGGCTCTTGA
- the truA gene encoding tRNA pseudouridine(38-40) synthase TruA produces MKLALRVAYDGTAFYGFQRQPGVRTVEGELIRVLTKLKIIESPEENDFKGASRTDRGVSAFFNVASFVPGERGDLARPEVLNHHLRDVWVLGVAEVPADFHPRFWATSKTYRYYLVDEGFDLEKIRECAKLFEGTHDFSAFAKLEPGRDPIREITRISIVPRHGYYVVEITGKSFLWEMVRRIVNALRFCGLGLLEQEDVRAMLAGTYRKKVPPAPPENLVLWHIEYPGVDFKTDEKGLAKVKRDLFERYSRALTRAALFGDCLVEL; encoded by the coding sequence ATGAAGCTGGCTCTCCGCGTGGCCTACGACGGAACTGCATTTTACGGCTTTCAGAGACAACCCGGAGTGAGGACGGTAGAGGGAGAACTAATCCGTGTTTTAACCAAACTAAAAATAATCGAAAGCCCGGAAGAGAACGACTTTAAAGGTGCCTCGCGGACGGACCGCGGAGTTTCCGCGTTCTTCAACGTGGCTTCGTTCGTCCCCGGCGAAAGGGGTGACCTGGCGAGGCCAGAGGTGCTGAACCACCATCTCCGCGACGTCTGGGTTCTCGGCGTTGCCGAGGTTCCCGCTGACTTCCACCCGAGGTTCTGGGCGACCTCGAAGACCTACCGCTACTACCTCGTCGATGAGGGCTTCGACCTTGAGAAAATTCGTGAATGCGCCAAGCTCTTCGAGGGAACCCATGACTTCTCGGCTTTTGCGAAGCTTGAGCCGGGCAGGGACCCGATTAGGGAGATAACGCGCATCAGCATCGTTCCAAGACACGGCTACTACGTGGTTGAAATCACGGGTAAAAGCTTCCTCTGGGAGATGGTGCGGAGAATCGTCAACGCGCTCCGCTTCTGCGGACTCGGTCTCCTCGAGCAGGAGGACGTTAGGGCCATGCTCGCGGGGACTTACAGGAAGAAGGTTCCGCCCGCTCCTCCAGAGAACCTCGTTCTGTGGCACATAGAATATCCGGGCGTTGACTTCAAAACCGACGAGAAGGGCCTTGCCAAAGTTAAACGCGACCTCTTTGAGCGCTACTCAAGAGCCTTGACGAGAGCGGCGCTTTTTGGGGACTGCCTCGTTGAGCTTTGA
- a CDS encoding DUF4258 domain-containing protein — protein sequence MVHYTKHAEIRMSQYGISREEVENALRSPLRLFFDFSSNRYVAIGTKNGHGLVVVYEVVHGEKVVVTTYHTSKVDKIIRAKLSSGRWIEL from the coding sequence GTGGTGCACTACACCAAGCATGCCGAGATTCGAATGAGCCAGTATGGCATTTCAAGGGAAGAAGTGGAGAATGCCCTCCGCAGTCCCCTCCGTTTGTTTTTTGACTTTAGCTCAAACCGCTACGTGGCCATCGGAACAAAGAACGGACACGGCTTGGTCGTGGTTTACGAAGTGGTTCACGGTGAAAAGGTCGTCGTTACCACCTACCACACAAGCAAGGTTGATAAAATCATTAGGGCTAAACTGTCATCTGGGAGGTGGATTGAGTTATGA
- a CDS encoding ABC transporter permease, whose translation MFWGFDVEFMKGIRTKKLWAIVGVMLIFYVPVLYLMKQGNVTSDIDAIAIIINYVSGMALFFLGILAIIFGSGAINKEIEDGTIRIALSKSVTRIGYFFGKFTAQGAVFLFALLLTSVVTLGGLAWIGIGIKKIFGDVLLLNVLLLLVMLEFIAMGYIISLFIRSSGTSLGVALAVFFIIYLVIPAYVDYKVYSHEGLSSSELQKLHDDYYTKYLFFSPAAQLKVIMDKTVKEVNKSTENGWETKYEYAGLSSAIRERSVNFALIIIMTLAYLGVATWRFLRMDLR comes from the coding sequence ATGTTCTGGGGATTCGATGTTGAGTTCATGAAGGGAATCAGGACGAAGAAGCTGTGGGCGATAGTGGGGGTCATGCTAATCTTCTACGTCCCCGTGCTCTACCTCATGAAGCAGGGGAACGTTACATCGGACATCGACGCCATAGCGATAATCATAAACTACGTGAGCGGAATGGCCCTATTCTTCCTCGGAATTCTTGCGATAATCTTCGGTTCCGGGGCCATAAACAAGGAAATCGAAGACGGGACGATAAGGATAGCTCTCAGCAAGAGCGTTACCAGAATCGGGTACTTCTTCGGCAAGTTCACGGCCCAAGGGGCAGTCTTTCTGTTCGCACTCCTCCTCACGAGCGTCGTGACCCTCGGCGGCCTCGCGTGGATTGGAATCGGAATCAAAAAGATATTCGGCGACGTACTGCTCCTCAACGTCCTCCTGCTCCTCGTGATGCTTGAGTTCATAGCGATGGGCTACATAATCTCGCTCTTCATCAGGTCGTCGGGAACCTCCCTGGGGGTAGCGCTCGCGGTGTTCTTCATAATCTACCTCGTCATACCCGCGTACGTTGACTACAAGGTGTACTCTCACGAGGGCCTTTCCTCCTCAGAGCTCCAGAAACTCCACGATGATTACTACACAAAGTACCTATTCTTCTCCCCCGCCGCACAGCTGAAGGTAATCATGGACAAGACCGTTAAGGAGGTCAACAAATCAACGGAAAACGGCTGGGAGACCAAGTACGAGTACGCTGGGCTGAGTAGTGCAATCAGAGAGCGCTCGGTCAACTTCGCCCTAATCATAATCATGACCTTGGCTTACCTCGGCGTCGCAACCTGGCGCTTCCTCAGAATGGATTTGAGGTGA
- the pheT gene encoding phenylalanine--tRNA ligase subunit beta, which produces MPKFDVSKRDLERLVGKSFTVEEWEDLFLYAKCELDDVWEENGEIYFKADSKDTNRPDLWSAEGIARQIRWALGFQRGLPKYEVEKSDVIVYVDEKLKDIRPYGVYAIVEGLKLDEEALKQMINLQEKVALTFGRRRREVAIGIFDFDKVKPPIYYRAGEKTERFVPLGFGEELTLEEILEKHEKGREYGHLIKDKPYYPLLVDSEGKVLSMPPIINSETTGRVTTETRNVFVDVTGWDLNKVILALNVVVTALAERGGKIKSVKVVYPDFEIETPDLTPNSFEVELDYIRKLAGLELSDGEIKDLLERMMYDVTLEGGKAKLLYPAFRDDIMHARDVLEDVLIAYGYNEIEPEEPKLAVQGRGDKFIEFEDAVRELMVGFGLQEVMTFNLTNREAQYDKMNLEYGRDYFNNPPAELVEIENPISPKWSALRNWLLPSLLDFLSQNTHEEYPQRLFEVGKVTLIDEDRETKTVSESKLAVVLAQPRVTFTDAKEILDSVMRHLGFEYELEEVEHPSFIPGRVGKVIVNGQTIGVIGEIHPAVLEKWGIEMPVAGFELFLRPLYTEPYL; this is translated from the coding sequence ATGCCAAAGTTCGACGTGTCAAAGCGGGATTTGGAGAGGCTCGTCGGGAAGAGCTTCACGGTCGAGGAGTGGGAGGACCTCTTCCTCTACGCCAAATGCGAGCTCGATGATGTCTGGGAAGAGAACGGTGAAATCTACTTCAAGGCCGACTCAAAAGATACGAACAGGCCCGACCTCTGGAGCGCCGAGGGAATAGCAAGGCAGATACGCTGGGCGCTCGGTTTCCAGAGGGGACTGCCGAAATACGAGGTCGAGAAGAGCGACGTTATCGTTTACGTTGACGAGAAGCTGAAGGATATCCGTCCGTACGGTGTTTACGCAATCGTTGAAGGCCTCAAGCTAGACGAAGAGGCTCTCAAGCAGATGATTAACCTCCAGGAGAAGGTGGCCCTGACCTTCGGAAGGAGGAGAAGGGAGGTTGCCATCGGTATCTTCGACTTCGACAAGGTGAAGCCCCCGATATACTACAGGGCAGGGGAGAAGACCGAGAGGTTCGTCCCGCTCGGCTTCGGGGAGGAGCTTACACTGGAGGAAATCCTTGAAAAGCACGAGAAGGGCAGGGAGTATGGTCATCTGATTAAGGACAAGCCCTACTACCCGCTCCTCGTGGACAGCGAGGGTAAGGTCCTATCGATGCCCCCGATAATCAACTCCGAAACGACCGGCAGGGTGACGACCGAAACGAGGAACGTCTTCGTCGACGTCACCGGCTGGGATTTGAACAAGGTCATTCTTGCCCTTAACGTCGTCGTTACAGCCCTGGCGGAGCGCGGAGGAAAGATTAAGAGCGTTAAAGTCGTTTATCCCGACTTTGAGATTGAAACGCCCGATTTAACTCCCAATTCCTTCGAGGTCGAGCTGGACTACATAAGGAAGCTGGCCGGCCTTGAGCTGAGCGATGGCGAAATCAAAGACCTCCTCGAGAGGATGATGTACGACGTAACCCTTGAGGGCGGTAAAGCAAAGCTCCTCTATCCGGCCTTCCGCGACGACATAATGCACGCCAGGGACGTTTTAGAGGATGTCCTCATCGCCTACGGCTACAACGAGATTGAGCCCGAGGAGCCGAAGTTAGCGGTTCAGGGCAGGGGCGACAAGTTCATTGAGTTCGAGGACGCCGTTAGGGAACTCATGGTCGGCTTTGGCCTTCAGGAGGTCATGACCTTCAACCTGACCAACAGGGAGGCCCAATACGACAAGATGAACCTCGAATACGGAAGGGACTACTTCAACAACCCGCCGGCTGAGCTGGTCGAAATAGAGAACCCGATAAGTCCGAAGTGGTCGGCGCTGAGAAACTGGCTTCTGCCGAGTTTGCTCGACTTCCTGAGCCAGAACACCCACGAGGAGTACCCGCAGAGGCTCTTTGAGGTCGGCAAGGTCACCCTGATAGACGAGGACAGGGAAACGAAGACCGTCAGCGAGAGCAAGTTGGCGGTTGTTTTAGCACAGCCGAGGGTTACCTTCACCGACGCAAAGGAAATCCTTGACAGCGTGATGAGACACCTCGGCTTCGAGTACGAGCTTGAGGAGGTCGAGCATCCGAGCTTCATCCCCGGCAGGGTTGGAAAGGTAATCGTAAACGGCCAGACCATTGGCGTAATCGGCGAAATTCACCCAGCGGTTTTAGAAAAGTGGGGAATCGAGATGCCCGTTGCGGGCTTTGAGCTGTTCCTAAGGCCCCTCTACACGGAGCCCTACCTTTAG
- a CDS encoding N-glycosylase/DNA lyase has protein sequence MTLDRFVRIKYREDNEKVNRLVKILQELGLDCAKTIEEKVDLQFDALKNLRENLKDDELFIKLVVANALVSYQLSGKGEDWWWEFSRYFSENPPGNIAEAYTQFLPNSKTNRRLVAGKLKRIERVEPFLESLSMDELRDYYFNGMERLRDDLTRVMKAKRSAKTIVFAVKMFGYAGRIAFNAFVPYPMTLEIPDDVRINAYTKRFTGEPPVSFWNRIAEKTEIPPLHIDSILWPVLGGREEVLERLRKHCPRAELVLELRGL, from the coding sequence ATGACGCTCGACCGCTTCGTGAGGATAAAATACCGGGAGGACAACGAGAAAGTTAACAGGCTCGTGAAAATACTGCAAGAGCTCGGCCTCGACTGTGCGAAAACCATTGAGGAGAAGGTTGATTTGCAGTTCGATGCCCTCAAAAACCTTCGGGAGAATCTGAAGGACGACGAACTCTTCATCAAACTCGTTGTGGCCAACGCGCTCGTCAGCTACCAGCTGAGCGGGAAAGGCGAGGACTGGTGGTGGGAGTTCTCAAGGTATTTCTCGGAGAATCCACCCGGAAATATAGCGGAAGCCTACACCCAGTTTCTCCCCAACTCGAAGACCAACAGGCGCCTCGTTGCCGGGAAGCTCAAGAGAATCGAGAGGGTCGAGCCATTCTTAGAGTCTCTCTCGATGGACGAGCTGAGGGACTACTACTTCAACGGCATGGAGAGGCTTAGAGATGACCTCACAAGGGTTATGAAGGCCAAACGGAGCGCGAAAACGATAGTCTTCGCCGTAAAGATGTTCGGCTACGCCGGGAGGATTGCCTTTAATGCCTTCGTTCCGTACCCGATGACCCTCGAGATTCCGGACGACGTGAGGATAAATGCCTACACCAAGCGCTTCACGGGCGAACCGCCGGTTAGCTTCTGGAACAGGATTGCAGAGAAAACCGAGATTCCACCGCTCCACATAGACTCAATCCTCTGGCCAGTTCTCGGAGGCAGGGAGGAAGTTCTGGAAAGGCTAAGGAAGCACTGCCCACGGGCAGAGCTGGTCCTTGAACTTAGGGGACTCTAA
- a CDS encoding UbiD family decarboxylase — protein MLREILQTFDDLIVIKEPVSKELEVTRYLLKYRDRPVLFEDVDGWKVAGNIWSTRERIARFLNTSRERLMHVVADAMENPSPYKTVKSAPFLKNSTEDFSLLELPVPKYYPKDGGPYFTSAMVIAKDDNGFVNVSFHRMMVRDEKTVAIRLVPRHLYAMWKDKAEHGEELDVRIVVGNPIHLLLAGATSTAYGISELEIASKLSELAFGKPVEVVELGGIPVPVESEFVFEAKITPELVDEGPFVDITGTYDYVRKQPLVVFEKMYHVDDPIFHALLPGGYEHFMLMGLPKEPQIYASVKRVVPKVHGVRLTEGGAMWLHAVVSITKQHDGDGKNAILAAFTGHPSLKHVVVVDEDIDIYDDRDVEWAIATRFQAGKGLVIVPNARGSSLDPSAEKSLTAKWGIDATKPLDRKEEFERAKL, from the coding sequence ATGCTGAGGGAAATTCTTCAAACCTTCGACGACCTGATTGTCATAAAGGAACCCGTGAGCAAGGAACTCGAGGTAACGCGCTACCTGCTGAAGTACCGCGACAGGCCGGTCCTCTTCGAGGACGTTGACGGCTGGAAAGTCGCCGGAAACATCTGGAGCACCCGTGAGAGGATAGCCCGCTTCCTGAACACGAGCAGGGAACGCCTGATGCACGTCGTGGCGGACGCGATGGAGAATCCCTCCCCCTACAAAACCGTTAAAAGCGCCCCGTTCCTGAAGAACTCGACGGAGGACTTTTCCCTTCTTGAACTGCCTGTTCCGAAGTACTATCCCAAGGACGGCGGGCCATACTTCACCTCGGCGATGGTCATCGCAAAGGACGATAACGGCTTTGTCAACGTGTCCTTCCACAGGATGATGGTCAGGGACGAGAAGACCGTTGCGATAAGGCTCGTCCCTAGGCACCTCTACGCGATGTGGAAGGACAAAGCCGAGCACGGAGAAGAGCTGGACGTTAGAATCGTCGTGGGAAACCCAATTCACCTGCTCCTCGCCGGGGCTACGAGCACAGCCTACGGAATCAGCGAGCTCGAGATAGCATCGAAGCTGAGCGAGCTCGCCTTCGGGAAGCCGGTTGAGGTCGTTGAGCTGGGCGGAATTCCTGTGCCGGTCGAAAGCGAGTTCGTCTTCGAGGCGAAGATAACTCCCGAGCTGGTCGACGAAGGCCCGTTCGTGGACATAACGGGAACCTACGACTACGTGAGGAAGCAGCCGCTGGTCGTCTTTGAGAAGATGTACCACGTTGACGACCCGATTTTCCACGCCCTTCTCCCGGGAGGATACGAGCACTTCATGCTCATGGGCCTTCCAAAGGAGCCTCAAATATACGCGAGCGTCAAGCGCGTGGTTCCAAAGGTTCACGGGGTAAGGCTGACGGAAGGAGGTGCCATGTGGCTCCACGCCGTTGTTTCGATAACCAAACAGCACGACGGCGACGGCAAGAACGCTATTTTGGCGGCCTTCACCGGCCATCCGAGCCTTAAACATGTGGTTGTCGTTGACGAGGACATAGACATCTACGATGACCGCGACGTGGAGTGGGCGATAGCGACGCGCTTCCAGGCAGGTAAGGGCCTCGTGATAGTCCCCAACGCCCGCGGTAGCTCCCTCGACCCCTCTGCGGAGAAGAGCTTAACCGCCAAGTGGGGCATAGACGCGACGAAACCCCTCGACAGAAAGGAAGAATTCGAGAGGGCTAAGCTTTAG
- the pheS gene encoding phenylalanine--tRNA ligase subunit alpha has protein sequence MELSYGEKLTLIKLNELKKAKFEELVKETSLEQVAVMRAVLGLQAKGLAKLHERSERVVKLTETGKKYAEIGLPEWRAIKLLRERGKVTLDDLSEVLSDDELKPIVGLLRKEGWASVRKEDGKLVLEITEKGLKAGERSIDKALKLLAEKEVVPVKEIEKLVPVKELKRRKIGEEETVTEREVEITPAGEELAPKVELKREVSVLTPELIKSGKWREVEFRKFDIKAPVRRIYPGKKQPYRAFLDKIRRRLIEMGFIEMTVESMIETQFWNFDALFQPQNHPAREWTDTYQLKYPKSGHLPEEELVERVKTAHERGLAGSRGWGYVWSPERAMLLMPRAHGTALDARQLAKGVEIPGKYFTIQRVFRPDVLDRTHLIEFNQIDGFVVGEELNFRHLLGILKRFAVEIAGAKKVKFLPDYYPFTEPSVQMSAYHPELGWVEFGGAGIFREEMTRALGIDVPVIAWGIGIDRLAMFKLGIDDIRYLFSYDLRWLREAKLVW, from the coding sequence ATGGAGCTGAGCTATGGGGAGAAGCTCACCCTCATCAAGCTCAACGAACTGAAAAAGGCAAAATTCGAGGAACTCGTTAAAGAGACCAGTCTCGAGCAGGTAGCGGTCATGAGGGCCGTTCTCGGCCTGCAGGCGAAGGGTTTGGCCAAGCTCCACGAGAGGAGCGAGAGAGTAGTTAAGCTCACCGAGACCGGGAAGAAGTACGCCGAAATCGGCCTTCCCGAGTGGAGGGCCATCAAGCTCCTCCGCGAGAGGGGAAAGGTCACGCTCGACGACCTCAGCGAAGTCCTCAGCGACGACGAGCTCAAGCCGATAGTTGGCCTCCTCAGGAAGGAGGGCTGGGCGAGCGTTAGGAAGGAAGACGGAAAGCTCGTCCTTGAAATCACCGAGAAGGGGCTTAAAGCCGGGGAGAGGTCTATTGATAAGGCCTTAAAGCTCCTCGCCGAGAAGGAGGTCGTTCCGGTTAAGGAAATCGAGAAGCTCGTCCCCGTCAAGGAGCTCAAGAGGAGGAAAATCGGCGAGGAGGAAACCGTAACCGAGAGGGAAGTCGAGATTACACCTGCAGGCGAGGAGCTGGCTCCGAAAGTTGAGCTGAAGCGGGAGGTTTCCGTTCTAACCCCTGAACTCATAAAGTCCGGCAAATGGAGGGAAGTTGAGTTCAGAAAGTTCGACATAAAGGCCCCTGTGAGGAGGATTTACCCGGGCAAGAAGCAGCCCTACCGCGCTTTCCTCGACAAGATAAGGAGAAGGCTCATCGAGATGGGCTTTATCGAGATGACGGTTGAGAGCATGATTGAGACCCAGTTCTGGAACTTCGACGCCCTCTTCCAGCCCCAGAACCACCCCGCCCGCGAATGGACCGACACCTACCAGCTCAAGTACCCGAAGAGCGGGCACCTCCCGGAGGAGGAGCTCGTTGAGAGGGTTAAGACCGCCCACGAGCGCGGTCTGGCCGGTTCGCGCGGCTGGGGTTACGTCTGGTCTCCGGAGAGGGCGATGCTCCTCATGCCGAGAGCCCATGGTACTGCCCTTGACGCGAGACAGCTCGCGAAGGGCGTTGAGATTCCCGGAAAATACTTCACAATTCAGCGCGTTTTCAGACCTGACGTCCTCGACAGGACGCACCTCATCGAGTTCAACCAGATTGACGGCTTCGTCGTCGGCGAGGAGCTCAACTTCAGGCACCTCCTCGGAATCCTCAAGCGCTTCGCGGTGGAGATAGCTGGGGCCAAGAAGGTTAAGTTCCTGCCCGACTACTACCCGTTCACCGAGCCGAGCGTCCAGATGAGCGCCTACCACCCTGAACTTGGCTGGGTCGAGTTCGGCGGTGCCGGAATCTTCCGCGAGGAGATGACCAGGGCTCTGGGCATCGACGTCCCGGTCATCGCGTGGGGAATCGGAATCGACAGGTTGGCAATGTTCAAGCTCGGAATAGACGACATACGCTACCTCTTCAGCTACGACCTCCGCTGGCTGAGGGAAGCGAAGCTGGTGTGGTGA
- a CDS encoding DUF2283 domain-containing protein: MSEEILVRYDPDVDILYVQLSKKKPVDADMKGDVVIDLDENGDVVGFEIWRARELILPEFMKFIEKIKAERAHVEG, from the coding sequence ATGAGCGAGGAAATCCTTGTCCGGTATGACCCTGACGTTGATATCCTCTACGTTCAGCTCTCGAAGAAAAAGCCCGTTGATGCCGACATGAAAGGAGATGTGGTCATAGACCTCGACGAGAACGGAGATGTCGTCGGCTTCGAGATTTGGCGCGCGAGGGAGCTAATCCTGCCGGAGTTCATGAAGTTCATCGAGAAGATAAAGGCCGAAAGGGCCCACGTGGAGGGTTGA
- a CDS encoding ABC transporter ATP-binding protein — translation MIVVENLVKVYKDVRALDGLNLKVPNGVVYGFLGPNGAGKSTTILSLLGLVFPQEGRISLFDEEVFRDGKFDEGKLVKAKARIGYMPEHATLWGFLTPLQTLDVIGKAFNMPKPEREKRAEEILKLVNLWEVRNKKVGKFSKGMRQRLLLAQALINDPELLILDEPMTGLDPSGIAEFKEIIREQRKAGKTVFFSSHILAHVEEVCDTVGVIVKGKLILEDSIENIKREFLRKAGYTIIIETNRPVDWSSAGWNVTPLGENKYRVVSPEDIREELHDYVASQGAKILTMQVKEPSLEEIFLNIVK, via the coding sequence ATGATTGTGGTTGAGAATTTGGTTAAGGTTTACAAGGATGTTAGGGCTTTGGACGGACTCAACCTCAAAGTTCCCAACGGGGTAGTTTACGGCTTCCTTGGGCCAAACGGTGCCGGAAAGAGCACCACAATACTAAGCCTTCTCGGCCTTGTGTTCCCCCAGGAGGGGAGGATAAGCCTCTTCGACGAAGAGGTCTTCAGGGACGGGAAGTTCGATGAGGGTAAACTCGTTAAGGCAAAAGCCAGAATCGGCTACATGCCGGAGCATGCCACCCTATGGGGCTTCCTAACGCCGCTTCAAACCCTCGATGTGATTGGCAAGGCGTTCAACATGCCCAAACCGGAGAGGGAGAAGCGTGCTGAAGAGATTCTCAAACTCGTCAACCTTTGGGAGGTCAGGAACAAGAAGGTCGGAAAGTTCTCGAAGGGAATGCGTCAAAGGCTTCTCCTCGCTCAGGCCCTGATAAACGACCCCGAACTGCTCATCCTCGACGAGCCAATGACTGGCCTCGACCCGAGTGGCATCGCCGAGTTCAAGGAAATTATCAGAGAGCAGAGGAAGGCTGGAAAGACTGTCTTCTTCTCAAGCCATATCCTGGCCCACGTTGAGGAGGTATGCGACACGGTTGGTGTCATCGTCAAGGGTAAGTTAATACTTGAGGACAGCATTGAGAACATTAAGCGCGAGTTCTTAAGGAAGGCCGGTTACACAATCATCATCGAGACGAACAGGCCCGTTGACTGGAGCTCCGCAGGATGGAACGTCACTCCCCTTGGGGAGAACAAGTATCGGGTGGTTTCGCCCGAGGACATTCGCGAGGAGCTTCACGATTACGTGGCTTCCCAGGGAGCGAAGATTCTGACAATGCAGGTGAAGGAGCCAAGCCTCGAAGAAATCTTCCTAAACATAGTGAAATGA